In Citrus sinensis cultivar Valencia sweet orange chromosome 2, DVS_A1.0, whole genome shotgun sequence, a single genomic region encodes these proteins:
- the LOC102628480 gene encoding F-box protein At1g61340, producing MALGQNCSSLKSRRGVASTGEGLGLGFVRYTRGLGRKRILIANGEETSSFDSATKSSSLKRQCSEKMIDFNCDEKSRLEALPQDILIRILCGVNHEDLKQLFHVSRPIREATLIAKQWHFAYNTPRKTRVFKTSIDYEDPIENAEVEAPNAPRQMRAYKSRLTSQKLADISVALFASPKKNLFMEEEEE from the exons ATGGCACTGGGGCAAAACTGCAGTTCATTGAAATCAAGGCGAGGTGTTGCCAGTACTGGAGAGGGATTAGGGTTGGGGTTTGTGAGGTACACTCGAGGGTTGGGGAGGAAGAGGATTTTGATTGCGAATGGTGAGGAAACGTCGTCGTTTGATTCAGCAACCAAGTCTTCGTCGTTGAAGAGGCAATGCAGTGAgaaaatgattgattttaactGTGATGAAAAGTCACGACTTGAAGCCTTGCCTCAAGATATCCTT ATTAGGATTCTTTGCGGTGTTAATCACGAAGATTTGAAGCAGCTTTTTCATGTATCTAGGCCAATCAGAGAAGCT ACTCTGATTGCAAAGCAATGGCACTTCGCGTACAATACACCAAGAAAGACGCGGGTGTTTAAAACATCGATTGATTATGAGGATCCAATCGAGAATGCTGAAGTCGAAGCACCCAATGCTCCAAGGCAAATGCGTGCTTACAAGTCACGGCTgactagccaaaagcttgcTGATATTTCAGTGGCTTTATTTGCTTCACCGaagaaaaatcttttcatggaagaagaagaagaataa